One Mus musculus strain C57BL/6J chromosome 2, GRCm38.p6 C57BL/6J genomic window, TATCTcttactatttcccagaatcatctctcttcctgccagtgtcccagttcctatttcctgcctcagttcaTTGGCCATATACATTTTGATTTGCAGGTGATATTTATAAGGGATCTTGTCTAAAATCTTTTCCATATTTTCTTGATTGCATTTATCATTTCCTTATTCCTGAAAGTGTAAACCATAGGATTGAGCAGTGGTGTCAGGACATTGACAAATATAAGCATATTTTTCTCAAAGGAGAATGCAGAAGTAGGTCTTGCATATATTAATATGCATgggacaaaaaacaaaagtacaaCAGTTATATGGGACCCACAGGTGGAGAGAGCTTTACGTCGCCCTTCAGAACTCTGGGCTCTCAGAGAAAACAAGATGACACCATAGGAGACAATCAATAAGGAGAAGATTATAATGCATATAGCACCACTGTTGGCAAATATCAAAAGgacataaatgtgtgtgtctgtgcaggcAAGCTTCAGTAATGGGAACAAGTCACACATGTAATGATCAATGACATTGGGTCCACATAAAGGCAGCTGCAAAGTGAAGATGATTTGTATGATAGAATGCAAGAAACCTCCTGCCCAAGATACCACAACTAAAATTCCACAGAGCCTCTGGGTCATGATGGAAGAGTAGTGAAGAGGCTTGcaaatggccacatagcggtcataggccatggaTGCCAAGACAATCACTTCTGCCCCAGTGAAGAAGTGGACTGTAAACAGTTGTGTCATGCAACATTCAAAGGAGATGGTCTTCCTTTCATAGAAGCAGTCTACAATTATCTTGGGTGTGACAGTAGAAGAAGTGCATGCATCCAGGAAGGACAGGAATGCCAAGAAGAAGTACATGGGGGAGCCCAGCAGTGCAGGGCTGTAGATGATGGTCACCACAATCATCATGTTGCCCCCAATAGTTGCAATGtagataaacaaaaataaaacaaatagcatTTTCTCCACATTCAGGTTCTGTGAAAGTCCCAGGAGTATGAACTCAGTGACAAAGCTCTGGTTTTGCATGATTCATAAGACAGTAAAAATAGACTTTCTTAACATAAAATTTTCAATTATGAGAAATAAATGCTTCTTATAAATTCAAGATATCACCATCAACAAGATTGTACATAcctaagaaaattattttgactgattaaattattttattgcaattgaaaataaaatgtgaaaaggTTTTGAAGTCTATAGTTGTATAACATAAGGAATTGAAGAAAAGATGGATTATTAAATACTTAAAAGTAATCAGAATTcaaatagtatatataaaatatttagttaTGTGACTGGAGATCAATATTCCATATTTTAATTAtcaggttattttttaaaatctgtcgTATTTTCTTCAAGAGAAATATTAGAAAAAGATTGAAATTATAACCTGGATAGGAATGAAAAACCAGGATTATATATCATGGCTATCTATTCACGGGTGATCTATGGATGAGAAGCCTGCAATTAATTGCCAGAGCATTTCTTATATACCAATAACAGAAGAGATACAAAATGTACTTTTGGTTCCCACCAAAACCTTCGCtagtcttaaattttattttatagtagGAAGCAAATTATAACCTCAAATAAGTTATTCTGCACTTCTACTTCAATTCCACTTGTGACTAGAACAATATGAAAAATACTCTATTGCcttcaaacagacacacacaaaaaggaaaataaaattccaCCAAAAAAAGCCCCTGTCAAACATGCTAtaaggaaataaacaaagaaaagagcTCAGGTCTCAAGCTCTTGGTAAATACTACGTGACCAAGGACAttgttactattttatttttaaaaccttttaatCTAAGTTATAAGATCAAACGAAAAAGAAATTATTAACCAGTGACTTTAACAAATACATGTTTCAAGATCTTTGATGTCTCGAAGGAAACAATTttgaacaatgattttttttatttattgctgCATTTATGGATATTCTTTCTGTTCTCCTTCTGAGTATTAACATGAAAACATCTTCTTATGATCTTTCTGTGTCAATGAGGCATCTGAATAAGGTAACAGTAAATGCTGTATGTTCAAGTGATGGACCAAGAACTCACATTGGTGCAAAGAATAACTGCAGAAGAGAAATCATTCATTGAACTTGAATTAGTCTTGACACTTAATTATTTGCTACATAATTATGTATTATTTACTTGttaaacaaatattatttaataacatGAAAAATAATCTTGAGGATTTATATGACATTATATAAAACATGCTCATAAACAATTTATACACTTATCTTTAAGattataaaaaagttaaaaattaaaaatatgaaaatgttattAATAGTAACATGACTTCAAATTCTACAttcaattcattcatttaaaaatttatctgccttatatttataaaattctttaatAGACACTaaatttataattcattttatgtattcattttcccTCCTTGCAATGGCTTTAAAAAGGATCTGTTGTCTTTCCTGACTCTACAGCTAAAAGTTCAtaataaatatgatttttatGTGTAAGTAATTCCTTGgacatataaaatgtatatatatatatatatatatatatatatatatagagagagagagagagagagagagagagagacatatttGCTATTTCAaatctataaataaaaacaagttaattgtattgtgaagaaaaaaatgtgttgccaggcggtggtggcacacgcctttgatttcagtacttgggaggcagaggcagacagatttctgagttcgaggccagcctagtctacaaagtgagttccaggacagccagggctatacagagaaaccctatctcgaaaatagcaaaaaagaaaagtaaagaaaagaaaagaaaagaaaagaaaagaaaaggaaaggaaaggaaaggaaaggaaaggaaaggaaaggaaagaaaagaaaagaaaagaaaagaaaagaaaagaaaagaaaagaaaagaaaaggaaaggaaaggaaaggaaaggaaagaaaagaaaaggaaagaaaagaaaagaaagaaaaaatgtgacAATTGTAATgactataatttaaaatgaatagaAACAATTTTACTTACTAAAGGTCCATCAGGTGCTACTACAATATTGAATTTAAACCAAGAAATCATTTCATAATGCTCTCAGAGAAGTTACACACTAGAATCTGAATCTATTCACAGGCTACTTCAAAGGAAACATGAGTAAACTAACCCTATAAGGTCACTGAGTCAGAAAAATCATTTATGATAGATTGAGAAAATCACTATAGAATTTATTGTTTCTCATCTGGTTATAAAGCAAGATGGACAATGAACCGATATAATTAAGAAGAGCACAAGCATGGTGCCATACATGAAAATGTCAGATAAAAAATCCATATCCCTTATAATGATGTTATttggataaaaaacaaaacatacgcTAGACTCCTGAATCCTGCTTCCAGGAGGCCTAAATTCATCCTGTTTTCTGAAAGTGGGTCAGGATATTTTATACACCTAAAATTCTACAATTCTTGGGCTACACTTGTGAAATAACTTCTTTGAAAGGAGTATGCAACTTTCCTTTGTGAAAAGCACATGAAAATAATGACTGAATTTAGAATGTGGAAAGAAATGTGTGGAATGTTAGGAACAAGTTGCTTATAGAAAGGCAGGTAGGtgatctttgtttttctttctcctaatTCTAACCCATTAGCCCCATCAGCAGTTCTGTAGCAGACCACTTGCTGCTGTCTCCAAATCCTTTCTGCCACCATCTGCCCCAGATCCCACAATTCTTCTCCAATCGTCTCCCTCACCACCCTATCACATTGTTTCAGTCACCAGCTGCCACAGGCATTCCCTGGGATCTGCTGGCCACCTTGACCAAAGGAAACACATAAGCATTCTTCACCATATACCTTCCTCTCCAAATCTAATCCCACAGGCTCATCCCAAGCTATGTTGCACACTACCAGCTTcagtctctccctcctttctgtaGCATTTCCACTGGATCCAGCAGAGCTAAGTGGTATACCCTGAATTTCTACCTCCTGTGGACCCCCTCAGCCACCTCCTTCCATATGATAAACTTAGTAAAATTGGCCATCTTACAAAAAGCGATCTACAGTTTCAGGCAACCCAACCaaatttccaacacaattctttacagaccttgaaaaaaaatactcaacttcatatggaaaaacaaaaaacttaggatagctatcttagttagggttttactgctgtgaatagacaccatgaccaaggcaagtcttataaaaaacaacatttaattgaggctggcttacaggttcagaggttcagtccatcatcatcaaggtgggagcatggcagtatccaggcaggcatggctcaggaggagctgagagttctatgtcttcatccaaaggctgctagtggaagactgacttccaggcaactagtgTGAGGATTTTattcccacacccacagtgacacacccattccaaccaggtcacatctattccaacaaggccacaccttcagatggtgccactccctggtccaaggatatacaaaccatcacaatagctaaaaacaatcctatacaaccaaaccaaaaccaaaaacaactttgACAAGTATTACCATCCCTGCTTTAAGCTGTATGACAGCAGCATAGTAATAAAATctacatggtattggcataatgGAATATAAGGGAAGACCCGACTTAAAtccacacacctgtgtgtgtgtgtgtgtgtgtgtgtgtgtgtgttcagaagaGTAAGAGAAGAAAATTCTTGGAAAATTGGGGGACATTTTAGGGGGAAGTAGAAAGCTAATGCAATGGAAACTCCATGGATTGTATGAGCCTAGTAAGCAAAAATTTCTAGTGATGAGGGACATGAAACCTGAACACATTATCTTCTGAAACCGGGTATGGCTCAAGTGGAGGAGGGACTAGGATATCAACCTATCCATTAGCCTTCAATATATAGTTTGTCCTGACTGCAGAGTTTTCTAGGGCTGGATCCTAGTgcaatcatcatcagagaggcttcattcagAAAATgtaggaaacagatgcagagttcCACAGCCAAATACTAGGCAGTTCTGTTGTGGAGTAGAGAGTAGAGCAGGGACCAAAGTGTTTAGGGATACCACACTGTACCTAGgtttatattgaggtctttggtccacttaGACGTGAGTTTTGTTCAGAGTAATACATATAGATCTATCTGCCTTTTTATACATGCAGATAGCAAGTTAGACTAGAACCATTTGTTGTACAtagtatttttc contains:
- the Olfr1217 gene encoding olfactory receptor 1217; the encoded protein is MQNQSFVTEFILLGLSQNLNVEKMLFVLFLFIYIATIGGNMMIVVTIIYSPALLGSPMYFFLAFLSFLDACTSSTVTPKIIVDCFYERKTISFECCMTQLFTVHFFTGAEVIVLASMAYDRYVAICKPLHYSSIMTQRLCGILVVVSWAGGFLHSIIQIIFTLQLPLCGPNVIDHYMCDLFPLLKLACTDTHIYVLLIFANSGAICIIIFSLLIVSYGVILFSLRAQSSEGRRKALSTCGSHITVVLLFFVPCILIYARPTSAFSFEKNMLIFVNVLTPLLNPMVYTFRNKEMINAIKKIWKRF